The following proteins are co-located in the Megalobrama amblycephala isolate DHTTF-2021 linkage group LG12, ASM1881202v1, whole genome shotgun sequence genome:
- the snx2 gene encoding sorting nexin-2 isoform X1, whose amino-acid sequence MAEEREPPPLSAASHTGSTEPEDGEDLFVSAVMEASPTSPEDVSTSSNGPKPEQIFLDEDPDDLFAEATEEVSLDSPERQPILSDGPSPAITPVTPTVMIAPRLDVGVFDRSPDEDEDEEEGRDTFDMQISVSDPEKVGDGMNAYMVYKVTTKTSLSIFNRDEVSVKRRFSDFLGLHSKLASKYLHIGYIVPPAPEKSIVGMTKVKVGKEDLSSVEFVEKRRSALERYLMRTVKHPALLKDPDVLQFLESSELPRAVSTQALSGAGILRMVNKAADAVNKMTIKMNESDAWFEEKQQQFENLDVQLRKLHASVESLVCHRKELSVNTASFAKSAAMLGNSEDHTALSRALSQLAEVEEKIDQLHQDQVYADFYVFSELLGDYVRLLTAVKGVFDQRMKTWGKWQDAQMMLQRKREAEAKLQYANKPDKLQQAKDEIKEEIEEWEGKVQQGERDFEQISKNIRREVGRFEKDRVKDFKVVIVKYLESLVHTQQQLIKYWEAFLPEAKAIA is encoded by the exons ATGGCGGAGGAAAGAGAGCCTCCACCGCTGTCCGCCGCGTCACACACGGGCTCGACGGAGCCGGAGGACGGAGAGGATCTGTTCGTCAGCGCCGTGATGGAG GCCAGTCCAACATCTCCAGAAGACGTCAGCACCAGCTCGAACGGACCCAAACCAGAGCAGATCTTCCTGGACGAGGATCCGGACGACCTCTTCGCCG AAGCGACAGAGGAAGTTTCGCTGGACAGTCCCGAGCGGCAGCCGATCCTGTCAGACGGACCGTCGCCCGCCATCACTCCTGTGACGCCCACCGTCATGATCGCCCCCCGACTGGACGTGGGCGTGTTCGACCGGTCGCCGGACGAG GATGAAGATGAAGAGGAAGGCAGGGACACGTTTGACATGCAGATATCGGTGTCGGACCCGGAGAAAGTTG GTGATGGCATGAACGCGTACATGGTCTATAAAGTGACGACCAAG aCCAGCCTGTCCATATTCAACAGAGACGAGGTTTCCGTCAAGAGGCGCTTCAGTGATTTTCTGGGTTTGCACAGTAAATTAGCCTCCAAGTACCTGCACATCGGCTACATTGTGCCTCCTGCTCCAGAGAAAAGCATTGTGG GAATGACGAAGGTCAAAGTGGGAAAGGAGGATCTGTCGTCGGTGGAGTTTGTAGAGAAAAGAAGATCTGCTTTGGAAAG GTATCTGATGAGGACCGTCAAACACCCGGCGCTGCTCAAAGACCCCGACGTCCTGCAGTTCCTCGAGAGTTCAGAG CTGCCGCGAGCGGTTAGCACACAGGCGCTGAGTGGGGCCGGAATATTGAGGATGGTAAACAAAGCGGCCGACGCTGTCAACAAAATGACAATCAAGATGAATGAATCGGATGCG TGGTTTGAAGAGAAACAGCAGCAGTTCGAGAATCTCGACGTTCAGCTCCGAAAACTTCACGCGAGCGTCGAATCTCTGGTGTGTCACAGGAAGG AGCTGTCCGTGAACACGGCGTCGTTTGCGAAAAGCGCGGCCATGCTGGGAAACTCGGAGGATCACACGGCGCTGTCGCGAGCTCTGTCTCAGCTGGCCGAGGTGGAGGAGAAGATCGACCAGCTGCACCAGGATCAGGTGTACGCCGACTTCTACGTGTTCTCAGAGCTGCTGGGAGATTACGTGCGGCTCCTGACCGCCGTCAAA GGCGTGTTCGACCAGCGAATGAAAACGTGGGGCAAATGGCAGGACGCGCAGATGATGCTGCAGAGGAAGAGAGAGGCCGAAGCCAAACTACAGTACGCCAACAAACCCGACAAACTCCAGCAGGCCAAAGACGAGATCAAGGAG GAGATCGAGGAG tggGAAGGTAAAGTGCAGCAGGGTGAAAGAGATTTTGAGCAGATCTCAAAAAACATCCGGCGAGAAGTTGGACGATTTGAG AAAGACAGAGTGAAGGATTTCAAAGTCGTCATCGTTAAATATCTGGAGTCACTAGTTCACACACAACAGCAG CTAATAAAGTATTGGGAGGCGTTCTTACCTGAAGCCAAAGCGATCGCATAA
- the snx2 gene encoding sorting nexin-2 isoform X2: MAEEREPPPLSAASHTGSTEPEDGEDLFVSAVMEASPTSPEDVSTSSNGPKPEQIFLDEDPDDLFAEATEEVSLDSPERQPILSDGPSPAITPVTPTVMIAPRLDVGVFDRSPDEDEDEEEGRDTFDMQISVSDPEKVGDGMNAYMVYKVTTKTSLSIFNRDEVSVKRRFSDFLGLHSKLASKYLHIGYIVPPAPEKSIVGMTKVKVGKEDLSSVEFVEKRRSALERYLMRTVKHPALLKDPDVLQFLESSELPRAVSTQALSGAGILRMVNKAADAVNKMTIKMNESDAWFEEKQQQFENLDVQLRKLHASVESLVCHRKELSVNTASFAKSAAMLGNSEDHTALSRALSQLAEVEEKIDQLHQDQVYADFYVFSELLGDYVRLLTAVKGVFDQRMKTWGKWQDAQMMLQRKREAEAKLQYANKPDKLQQAKDEIKEWEGKVQQGERDFEQISKNIRREVGRFEKDRVKDFKVVIVKYLESLVHTQQQLIKYWEAFLPEAKAIA; encoded by the exons ATGGCGGAGGAAAGAGAGCCTCCACCGCTGTCCGCCGCGTCACACACGGGCTCGACGGAGCCGGAGGACGGAGAGGATCTGTTCGTCAGCGCCGTGATGGAG GCCAGTCCAACATCTCCAGAAGACGTCAGCACCAGCTCGAACGGACCCAAACCAGAGCAGATCTTCCTGGACGAGGATCCGGACGACCTCTTCGCCG AAGCGACAGAGGAAGTTTCGCTGGACAGTCCCGAGCGGCAGCCGATCCTGTCAGACGGACCGTCGCCCGCCATCACTCCTGTGACGCCCACCGTCATGATCGCCCCCCGACTGGACGTGGGCGTGTTCGACCGGTCGCCGGACGAG GATGAAGATGAAGAGGAAGGCAGGGACACGTTTGACATGCAGATATCGGTGTCGGACCCGGAGAAAGTTG GTGATGGCATGAACGCGTACATGGTCTATAAAGTGACGACCAAG aCCAGCCTGTCCATATTCAACAGAGACGAGGTTTCCGTCAAGAGGCGCTTCAGTGATTTTCTGGGTTTGCACAGTAAATTAGCCTCCAAGTACCTGCACATCGGCTACATTGTGCCTCCTGCTCCAGAGAAAAGCATTGTGG GAATGACGAAGGTCAAAGTGGGAAAGGAGGATCTGTCGTCGGTGGAGTTTGTAGAGAAAAGAAGATCTGCTTTGGAAAG GTATCTGATGAGGACCGTCAAACACCCGGCGCTGCTCAAAGACCCCGACGTCCTGCAGTTCCTCGAGAGTTCAGAG CTGCCGCGAGCGGTTAGCACACAGGCGCTGAGTGGGGCCGGAATATTGAGGATGGTAAACAAAGCGGCCGACGCTGTCAACAAAATGACAATCAAGATGAATGAATCGGATGCG TGGTTTGAAGAGAAACAGCAGCAGTTCGAGAATCTCGACGTTCAGCTCCGAAAACTTCACGCGAGCGTCGAATCTCTGGTGTGTCACAGGAAGG AGCTGTCCGTGAACACGGCGTCGTTTGCGAAAAGCGCGGCCATGCTGGGAAACTCGGAGGATCACACGGCGCTGTCGCGAGCTCTGTCTCAGCTGGCCGAGGTGGAGGAGAAGATCGACCAGCTGCACCAGGATCAGGTGTACGCCGACTTCTACGTGTTCTCAGAGCTGCTGGGAGATTACGTGCGGCTCCTGACCGCCGTCAAA GGCGTGTTCGACCAGCGAATGAAAACGTGGGGCAAATGGCAGGACGCGCAGATGATGCTGCAGAGGAAGAGAGAGGCCGAAGCCAAACTACAGTACGCCAACAAACCCGACAAACTCCAGCAGGCCAAAGACGAGATCAAGGAG tggGAAGGTAAAGTGCAGCAGGGTGAAAGAGATTTTGAGCAGATCTCAAAAAACATCCGGCGAGAAGTTGGACGATTTGAG AAAGACAGAGTGAAGGATTTCAAAGTCGTCATCGTTAAATATCTGGAGTCACTAGTTCACACACAACAGCAG CTAATAAAGTATTGGGAGGCGTTCTTACCTGAAGCCAAAGCGATCGCATAA